In Patagioenas fasciata isolate bPatFas1 chromosome 2, bPatFas1.hap1, whole genome shotgun sequence, a single window of DNA contains:
- the MTPAP gene encoding poly(A) RNA polymerase, mitochondrial, producing the protein MAHRAGGRTLSLLRGRLPLAGPAAAGGGCAARGQARLGSSGAAVQRAPQAAGAEEAREDAEVSTRKKTFTEVQTERSEQAERTVLIKCPQKLNEKKLLQYLSSHGNIKSHFFFENRGIHALIEFSEKNSIDSLQDAVGVPSAAEHHVVPFKSRLFTFTLKNPVSQAAGGTPVHLSPQFHIPVKDLIPKLCHADSISSQMYMLLNEYQLTEENIKLRYLACSLVRDFARAYFPDSTVKPFGSSVNTFGKLGCDVDMFLDFCDTQKHATKMKKGPFEMEYQMKRLPSERLATQKILSVIGDCLDNFGPGCIGIQKILNARCPLVKFSHQATGFQCDLSVSNSIAIKSSELLYIYGCLDPRVRALVFSVRCWARVHGLTNSVPGTWITNFSLTMMVMFFLQRRSPPIIPTLDQLKELADEKDKHVIGGYDCSFVTDLSKIKPTKNTETLDVLLGDFFEYFGNFDFRRNSLNLRKGKEVNKPESSPLYIWNPFEQDLNISKNVNQPQLEKFVAVARESAWILQNEDKTQQTIKKEPWGLAALLIPFGKSNASKTKNRMKGIGSETIRSLLDSLKLNSANSLQKAVGK; encoded by the exons ATGGCGCACCGCGCGGGCGGGCGGACGCTGTCTCTGCTGCGGGGCCGCCTGCCCCTCgccggcccggcggcggcgggcggcggctgcGCGGCCCgcgggcaggcccggctcggctCCTCCGGCGCCGCGGTGCAGAGGGCGCCGCAGGCAGCCGGCGCCGAGGAGGCGCGTGAAG ATGCTGAAGTCAGTACCAGAAAGAAGACATTCACTGAGGTTCAAACAGAACGATCGGAGCAAGCAGAACGGACCGTTTTAATTAAGTGCCCACAAAAGCTCAATGAAAAAAAGCTATTGCAGTATTtatccagtcatggaaacattaaGAGTCATTTCTTTTTTGAAAATCGT GGTATCCATGCTTTAATAGAATTTTCAGAAAAGAACAGTATAGACTCATTGCAGGATGCTGTTGGAGTCCCAAGTGCTGCAGAGCATCACGTTGTCCCATTTAAATCTAGACTTTTTACTTTCACGCTGAAAAACCCAGTGAGTCAAGCTGCTGGAGGCACACCAGTTCACCTCTCTCCTCAGTTTCACATTCCAGTGAAAGACCTTATTCCAAAGCTTTGTCATGCAGACAGT aTAAGCAGTCAGATGTACATGCTACTGAATGAGTATCAGCTTACAGAAGAAAATATCAAGCTCCGATATCTGGCTTGTTCTCTGGTTCGGGATTTTGCACGTGCATATTTTCCAGACAGCACGGTTAAGCCGTTTGGCTCTTCAGTCAACACCTTTGGCAAACTGGGGTGCGATGTGGACATGTTTCTGGACTTCTGTGATACACAAAAGCATGCTACAAAAATG AAAAAAGGTCCCTTTGAAATGGAATATCAGATGAAAAGATTACCGTCTGAAAGATTAGCAACTCAGAAAATTCTTTCTGTGATCGGTGACTGCCTTGATAATTTTGGTCCTGGATGTATAGGCATACAGAAGATACTCAATGCTCGCTGCCCGCTGGTGAAATTTTCCCATCAAGCAACAGGATTCCAGTGTGATCTGTCAGTCAGCAACAG CATTGCTATAAAAAGTTCAGAACTCTTGTATATCTATGGCTGTCTGGATCCCCGTGTAAGGGCGCTGGTGTTCAGTGTACGATGTTGGGCCCGTGTTCATGGACTTACAAATAGTGTTCCTGGTACCTGGATTACAAATTTCTCTCTGACCATGATGGTCATGTTCTTTCTGCAAAGGAGATCACCACCCATCATTCCAACACTAGACCAGCTTAAAGAACTGGCAG ATGAAAAGGACAAACATGTAATTGGAGGATATGATTGCTCATTTGTTACCGATTTAAGCAAGATAAAACCtacaaaaaacacagaaacactTG ATGTATTGTTGGGTGACTTTTTtgaatattttggaaactttgatTTCAGAAGGAATTCCTTAAATCTTCGAAAG GGAAAGGAAGTAAATAAACCTGAGTCGTCTCCTCTTTATATCTGGAATCCCTTTGAACAAGACCTTAATATCAGCAAGAATGTTAATCAGCCACAGCTGGAGAAATTTGTagctgtggccagagaaagtgcCTGGATTTTACAGAATGAAGATAAAACTCAGCAAACGATCAAAAAGGAGCCTTGGGGACTGGCAGCTCTACTGATACCATTTGGAAAAAGTAATGCCAGCAAGACGAAGAATAGGATGAAAGGAATAGGAAGTGAAACAATCAGAAGCCTCTTGGACTCTTTGAAGTTGAACAGTGCAAACAGTCTACAAAAAGCAGTGGGAAAGTGA